The Echinicola jeungdonensis genome segment TGGTATGGTGCTCCTATTAGCCTTGATGGTTTTTGCCATAGGTAATGATATTTTGAAATTATTTTCAGGAGGCTGAAATTAAAATCATAAAAATAAAGAAAAGGGGGAGCGGAAGTTCCCCCTTTTTTTAACGAAACATTTAGGTCCCGGAAGAAAAGGTGTTCAGAAATCATGCTTATTCCTGCCATTTTGTACCAATCCAAACATTGGCATATCCCTTGAGTTTAGTAAAGGAGCCTTTGTTAATTAAAGGTTCTTCTTGTATTTTAAATAAAATATGACAAAATAACAGTCATTATCTATATGAACAAAAACGACAGTCCACTATACCAATCTTTGATCATGGGGGATTTTGCCGGAGAAGGTGATTTGATCCATTTGATCACGGATGAAGAGGAAGAAGGACAAACCCAGCCCGAAGATTTTTCAGATGAAATTCCGATTCTTTCCGTAAGGAATACCGTTTTGTTCCCAGGGGTGGTAATACCCATCACTGTGGGGAGAGAGCGTTCCATAAGATTGGTCAAAAAAGCCCAAAAGGGCAATAAAATGATTGGGGTGTGTGCCCAGGTCAACCCCAATAACGATGACCCCTCTTGGGAGGATATTTACCATGTAGGGACCATTGCAAAAATCATAAAAATGATTGTATTGCCAGATGGAAATACAACCATTATTATCCAGGGCAAAACGCGATTCAAGATAAAAGAAACTTTGCGGGAGGATCCTTATTTTGAAGCTAAGGTGGAATATTTGGAGGAAAGCTTCCCGGATAATAATAAGGAAATTGATGCCCTTGAAGAATCCCTTAAAGATGCTGCAGGTAAAATCCTCCAGCTGAATCCTGAAATTCCAAGGGAGGCTCAGGTAGCCTTGGATAATATTGACAGTACTGCATTTCTGACTCATTTTCTTTCTTCCAATATCAATGCTCCAGTAGAGGCCAAGCAAAAGCTTTTGGAGATCAATGATGGCCTGGAACGGGCTACTTTGTTGCTGGAATATATGATGAAAGATATCCAGATGCTGGAACTTAAAAGTGAGATTCACAAAAAGGTCCACACGGATATTGACCAGCAACAAAGGGATTACTTCCTTCGTCAGCAGATGAAAGTTTTGCAGACTGAGTTGGGAGAGGAAGGTCCTGAGAAGGAAGTGGAAGAACTCCGGGCAAAAGGGAAAAAGAAAAATTGGCCCCCTGAGGTAGCTAAACATTTTGAAAAGGAACTGGATAAAATCCTCCGAATTAATCCCTCTGCAGCAGAATACCCCATAGCATTAAATTATGCTGAGGTAATGGTGGAATTGCCCTGGGATGAAACTACCCCGGATAATTTCGACCTTAAAAGAGCTAAGGACATATTGGATAATGACCATTATGGTTTGGATAAGGTCAAAGACAGAATCATAGAATACTTGGCTGTCCTGAAATTAAAAAGAGATTTGAAAGGGCCTATTCTTTGTTTATATGGCCCTCCGGGTGTGGGGAAAACCTCCCTGGGGAAATCCATTGCCAAAGCCCTTGGCAGGAAATATGTCCGCATGTCACTAGGCGGGCTTCATGATGAAGCAGAGATTAGAGGCCATAGAAAAACCTATGTAGGAGCGATGCCGGGCAAGATCATCCAAAGCATGAAAAAGGTCAAAACATCCAATCCAGTTTATGTTTTGGATGAAGTGGACAAGTTGAGCTCCGATTTTAGAGGGGACCCATCTTCTGCTTTGTTGGAAGTGCTTGATCCAGAGCAAAACAGCACCTTTGTAGATAACTTCCTGGAAGTTGAATATGACCTTTCCAAGGTTTTGTTCATTGCTACTGCCAACTCATTGGAAACTATTCAGCCCGCCCTAAGGGATAGGATGGAAGTAATAGAGGTGACCGGATATACCATGGAGGAAAAGGTTGAAATATGTAAAAAGCATTTGATTCCTAAGCAAAGAAAAGAGCATGGATTGAAAGCAAAGGATGTTAGCTTTGATAAAAAGGCCATTGTCAAAATCATTGAAGACTATACCCGTGAATCTGGTGTACGGAACCTTGAAAGGACCATTGGTACAGTGATTCGAAATGTGGCCAAGTCCATTGCCATGGAGGAAGAATACCAGAAAAAAATCACTCCTGCCATGGTCCGTAAGATTCTTGGTGGGGAAATCTTTGATAAGGAAATTTACCAGGACAACAGTGTTGCCGGAGTAGTTACCGGTCTTGCCTGGACTTCCGTAGGAGGGGAAATTTTGTTTATAGAAACTTCCTTGAGTAAAGGGAAAGGTAAATTAACCCTTTCCGGTCAATTGGGCGATGTGATGAAAGAATCAGCTATGACAGCCATTTCTTATCTTCGGTCCCGGGCAGATTCCCTGGGTATCGATAATAGGATATTTGACCAATATGACCTGCACGTCCATGTTCCAGCAGGTGCAGTTCCTAAAGATGGGCCTTCCGCAGGGATTACTATGTTGACAGCTTTGGCTTCCTTATACACCCAAAGGAAAGTGAAGGCCAAACTGGCCATGACAGGAGAAATAACCCTTAGGGGGAAAGTGATGCCTGTGGGTGGCATTAAAGAAAAAATCCTGGCTGCGAAGCGTGCAGGTATCAAGGAAATTGTTTTATGTAATAGAAACAAGAAGGATATTGAGGAAATCGATAAAAAATACCTAGAAGGGGTGAAATTCCATTTTGTGGATAAAGTGGATGAAGTGTTGGACATAGCGCTGCTTAAAGTCAAAGTGGATTACCCCCTGAAATTGACTTTTGAAAAGTCTGATAAAGCGGTTGAAGCCTGATATAATATATCGATGGATTTTAGTTTGGGGATGTCTTCTGGCATCCCTTTGCACTTCCATGGGGCAGGAAAGCCAAGCTGGTTTTGCTTTTATTGATCATCCTTCCTCTACCCAACAGGCTGCCTTGGGAGGGCTAAACCTGACATCTTCCCATGACCCCCTTATGTTTTTAGCCAACCCCTCAGGAATGGACAGCACAATAGTTGGGGCTGCCTCCTTCCATTATCTTAATTTTCCTGGAGGAGTAGATATTTTTCAAATGGGATATCATTGGTCAAGCTGGGGAAATGGGATTATGGGTGCTGGCTTGCAATATTTTAATTATGGGGCTTTTGAGGGTTATGATGAAACCGGAAGTTATACAGGTAAGTTTTACGCAAGGGAATTTGCCATAACTTTGGGCCATGCTTTTTCGCAAGGGGTTTTTCAATATGGTGGAAGTTTAAAATTGCTGGGGTCCATATTGGAGTCATATAATGCATATGCTTTAGCCTTTGATTTTGGAGTGGGATATCAGCACCCAAAAAAAGATTTAAAAATGGGCATGGTTGTT includes the following:
- the lon gene encoding endopeptidase La, whose protein sequence is MNKNDSPLYQSLIMGDFAGEGDLIHLITDEEEEGQTQPEDFSDEIPILSVRNTVLFPGVVIPITVGRERSIRLVKKAQKGNKMIGVCAQVNPNNDDPSWEDIYHVGTIAKIIKMIVLPDGNTTIIIQGKTRFKIKETLREDPYFEAKVEYLEESFPDNNKEIDALEESLKDAAGKILQLNPEIPREAQVALDNIDSTAFLTHFLSSNINAPVEAKQKLLEINDGLERATLLLEYMMKDIQMLELKSEIHKKVHTDIDQQQRDYFLRQQMKVLQTELGEEGPEKEVEELRAKGKKKNWPPEVAKHFEKELDKILRINPSAAEYPIALNYAEVMVELPWDETTPDNFDLKRAKDILDNDHYGLDKVKDRIIEYLAVLKLKRDLKGPILCLYGPPGVGKTSLGKSIAKALGRKYVRMSLGGLHDEAEIRGHRKTYVGAMPGKIIQSMKKVKTSNPVYVLDEVDKLSSDFRGDPSSALLEVLDPEQNSTFVDNFLEVEYDLSKVLFIATANSLETIQPALRDRMEVIEVTGYTMEEKVEICKKHLIPKQRKEHGLKAKDVSFDKKAIVKIIEDYTRESGVRNLERTIGTVIRNVAKSIAMEEEYQKKITPAMVRKILGGEIFDKEIYQDNSVAGVVTGLAWTSVGGEILFIETSLSKGKGKLTLSGQLGDVMKESAMTAISYLRSRADSLGIDNRIFDQYDLHVHVPAGAVPKDGPSAGITMLTALASLYTQRKVKAKLAMTGEITLRGKVMPVGGIKEKILAAKRAGIKEIVLCNRNKKDIEEIDKKYLEGVKFHFVDKVDEVLDIALLKVKVDYPLKLTFEKSDKAVEA
- the porQ gene encoding type IX secretion system protein PorQ — translated: MKSLIKRLKPDIIYRWILVWGCLLASLCTSMGQESQAGFAFIDHPSSTQQAALGGLNLTSSHDPLMFLANPSGMDSTIVGAASFHYLNFPGGVDIFQMGYHWSSWGNGIMGAGLQYFNYGAFEGYDETGSYTGKFYAREFAITLGHAFSQGVFQYGGSLKLLGSILESYNAYALAFDFGVGYQHPKKDLKMGMVVKNLGFPISSYLEGQKKLSLPTDIKIGLSIKPEHMPVRFHLTARNIKKEERDYFYSFRDSSNDQSGWGESVFRRLIWGAEILAHDNFRMQIGYNHLIRKELSVASGNGLGGFSGGFTLGIKKFELSYTRMFYQVASAANLIGITTNINDLRSF